The nucleotide window AGATTCACCTGGAACAGGATCCAGGACCTCCCACATTTTGACAGTTGGCAGTTGCGTGTTTTGACTGATTTAATAAGCGTGTGAATTATCAAAGAACTTCACATTGAGGTTGTAAATGTTAAcgatgtgttttctttcctttcgATTTCAGAATCCACCTTATTTTATCTCAAAAAGGTGGATTCCTAATGGTTATCTCGACCTGAGCTTAACTACTGGTTGGCCTGCCACCAAATTATATTCCCAGATCCAGTTCCCAGAGAATCTATCCTACAGATGATTGGGAGATCATCTAACTTAACCTCTGGTGCAACAGTTAATTGAAGTGCATTGCACAATTCATGTTCCCCTCAGGATGAACCGCAGTTAACTTTAGCGATACCTTAACTTCTAACACAGCACCACCCTCAAGTCCAGATTTAAATTGACCATTTCTTTGGTTTATTTCAATTCTATTCTCTTCTTCTAAAATCCATCCTACATTAAAACCTTTAAGCTGTAATTAGTTTTGATGAATCCTCCACTGCGGTCAATTCAGGTCATAGTGGTTTCCTGTTAAAGACCAAAACAAATCCAGACTTAAGTTTCATACCTGTTGCTCAGACGGGAACCCGTCCTGTGATCTGCAGGATTTACCCTCAGGCCAAACCTCACTCAGGCACTGTAACCTTTGACAGCTCTTCCTGCTACTGCACCAACTTTCCCAGCTCCAAAATAAACACCCAACACGTCAGTCATCTGTCATTTGTTCTCCCATAAAAACATTCCCCTGGTTTAAACTACTTAAATGGGGGACTTTTCAGTAATTGTCGTTAACATTGCACAACATGCAGCAGAGGTTTGAAAGCCACACGAGAGCTCCCAGTTACCACAGTGAATGAGAAACGGTTTCTTGACTGCTGGGCGACAGCAGTGTAAGGTGGATATCTTGTATTATTATCAGATGCAACACACCCACGACACATGTAGGTCGGTTTGGCCTTCGTCGATGTCAGCAATGCATTTCTCTTCAAGAATTTGAGAAGAGAGATGTCAGATTTCATTTCCCCCTTAATAATAATTAGTTTTAGGGCTCAAGGTTAAGGGTCTTCCACTAATTATGCAACTAATTGTAATTCTTTTCTGTAGCACCTGAATCCCTTTGCTCCAGTTTCCCTTTGACCCTGTTTGAGTTTCACATAATCTTTTGTGTTTCACAGTAAATGTGACTTCTGGTTAATCCTGGTTTTCACGAGTCGGGGTGTGGAATCATCTGAGCGCTCCTTCAGTTTCCAATCCATCGATCAAATCAGATATACTGTGAAAAGAGGTGTCATTAAACCTGTCGGAGCCTGTTGAGGTGGAGCAGCCCACTCATCCTGTTTCAAAGCTTTGAACAAACAGATTACTGCAGAAAGTGAAAGTAACATTTGCTCTCACAAAGACattcactgttttgtttttttatctcaacCACAGCTGTATTACTTCATCACATCATAATTAAAAACCTTGGGGTGGTTTTGGTCccagctgcagtttgtgttaaGGTTCGAACATTAGATgaggtgattgtgtgtgtgtgtgtgcatgcgtgtgtgttgcCAGTATTTAAGCAGTTAGCCCTGATTTCCTCTGCTCATTTGTTCTGCTGTCATGGATCTGAAAGTTGCCTTAGTGGCTGTTTGCCTGTTTGCTTTGGCCATCACCTGCACTGAAGGTAAGGACCCCGCTACCTTTACCAAAGCCCATCTTAAAACCAAGGTTTACCTGTTCAGAAGTCATGTACatgcttttaaatttaaatttgtgttttaattagtttctatatttaagtatattgagatatttagattttctgcTACAGAAAAGTGCagatacatatattttttcattacggtgcataacaaataaaaatgttgcatACTGTTCTAGTTATTTATTCTATTTGCTCTATTTcaatttatttgcttttattattatttatgatgattatgatatttttaatattattattattcatctcAGTATTAAAGAACCCCACTGCAATTGTTTTGGGGAAtagggaaaaaatatttttggagGTTGAACATCACTGATAGCATCAAGAAACAAGAGAACTTTGTATTAtacaatttgtttgtgtgttaacatttaTACTTATATGCATATAAGATTGTGTTTCCCTTACTGTGGCTCTTAATCTCACATCGTAGCTGTCATCCCAACGTGCTGCATTAAAACATCAAGGCATATGAACAAACACTATCTGATGAAGGTGGAGAAGTGGTACGTTCAGGAGGGCAGCGGCGCCTGTGACATCTCTGCATTGATGTAAGAGCCATTCGCTTCATTGTGATCATTCATTCATATCACCATTCATACGTTACTGATCTGAGTCAAGATCTCATCATAAACGACAGAAGAACCGGATGAGCTAATAACCTGAACTGAGACTTTGAGTTAAGCGTGCctgcttttatattttcattattatcttCAACTGAATCTTCCCTGTGACTCCTCAGACTGTACGTGAAGGGCCGGGAGAAGCCCTTATGTGCTCCTCTCAAGGTGAAGACCACCCTGGAGAGACTGCAGCAGAGAAGGAAGAGACAcaatctgaaagcagctcactGAGTTTGGGAATGAAAAACCTCATCTAACTCTGGTGTTTGCAAGATCTGACGGTGGTTTATCTTTTTCATCAAATACGCAGGGGGGCCCTATACTGAACTGTTACTGAATTGAATCTGTATGTTGTGATAAGAAAGACTGACATGTAAACTGGGATGTGGAGGCTGTAAACTGGGATGTGGAGGCTGTAAACTGGGATGTGGAGGCTGCTGTTATGACACATTTGTACAAACACTACAAGTAAAACAAGAGCATGTGACATGTGATGAAATTTGTGAGGGATCTAAAACAAATACTGTAATTTAAACTGGGAAGTGAAAGTAAAATGTGCCGATCTGCCATGACTGATCCCACTGAGAGAAAAACTGCTGCAAGCaacaaacattataaaaaaggGTTGGAAAGTTTCACTGagttcatttatttgatttattctgtTTCTTTCCCAAGTGAGTGAATAAAGGAGAGAAGCTGCATTTACTGTGACTGAGGAGCCTTATTGTTTGCTTGGTATTTtacctttgtgttttcatctaaGTATTTTACTCGATTGCATTCTAAATCCATTTGGACATTTTACTCCTTTATCTGTTTGTCGGTTTTTCGAGGCtcatttaatacatttctgtctttttactTGTGCTTTTGTCTAAATCAAATGTTCCACTGCTTCCTTCACCGCTGGAAAACGTAGAGGCATAATCTCTGTTAAAATGACTATGAGTTACAACTTAATACAAAGCAGTGACAATAAAgtggtggaggtgaagatgaaAAACAATTCCAGATGTTTCCTTGTCCAATGTGAATACTTTGCAATTCAGcagcgccctctagtggaaaaAAAGCAGACCGCAGAAATACACAGAAACTAAAACTTCACTGGTGTAAACATCCAAACAGATATAGATCATTTCACATTATTGATTCAAAACAGATCCAGGAAAATATTTAGATCATCAGCAAACTCAACAGAGTGGAATGTGTCTGTATGACTGGTTTCAAGCTGAGCAGACATGTGCAGCACAGATGTTGAACACACAAGAATCTGCAgtggcatggggggggggggggactaaagAGAGAAGTTTGGTTTCTGCCTTTGTTACTTTATTAATATTCCTATTGTGTGACCAGTCAGCCAATAATGTGGATAATCAgctgtttgatgtgtgtgtgtgtggggggggggagggggggggggggggggcttctctcGGCCCAGGGACTCAGAAGACGGCCTGCTTTTCCTACGCTGTTGCCACACACCCGAGTTAATGTACACACGACACAAGGCTGAGCACAAAGGTGAGGCAAATATATTTGTGTGGCGCTTCTCAACAGCGAGGCATCTCAGAGGGCTTCAAAGTAAAGGCACCAAGAGCAATTGCGAAAACGATATCAGACAAACGAGTAAATAAGCGTTAATGAATCAATTACAAAGACTCACACGGAGAATTTAAACACATAAAGTAATACGAGTTAAAGTTACAATGCAGTGTGAGTACAGGAGCCttctttgttgctgttttgatGATTACTACACGTTTATATATAAGTACTATTACTCTATAAACTATACAACATTTGTAATATTGGCCGTTTATCTGTAATAGGGTATTGCATataatggaaaatatcactCATTAATACAACATTAAAATACTTAATAATACATTTCCAATAATATcaacatattaaaataaaaaacctgtATTGCACATGATGCAAAATACATTCCTAATATGTATTAATCTgattacaaacattttttttagaataaGGCAATGAACGTGCTGGTGAATAGATGATATCAAACATTCAAATTCTGCAAAATACATTCTAAATAAATAacctttatttgtctttttaccAACTTATTggtgctttattttttaaaatattgtctataaatcacatttaactTACCTCCAAGAGAAACCATGCTTTCATTAGTTACATAGTAAAGTACTTTGGTGCATGTGTTTTAGATAAGGCCTTTATCTACCACTCAGGAAACTGTAATCGGGCGGGCACCTCCCACTTGAGTACTGTTCGTTTGCGGATGTTCAGGACGTTTACAGGAAACAACTGTATCGCAGCAGATCCACGGATCCCTCCGCCGCAGGAATAAGTGCCCAGATTTGAAACTCTATTTATTCCACAGATTGTGTCTCGTTGCTCCGCCATGCCCGACACAACTCCTCCAGGCTCCGGGGAACACTCCGCGCTGCTCCGCTTCTCCTCCGCACTGTTTTACGCGATCAGCTCCTTTCTGATCACGGTGGTGAATAAAACCGTGC belongs to Platichthys flesus chromosome 3, fPlaFle2.1, whole genome shotgun sequence and includes:
- the ccl27a gene encoding C-C motif chemokine 27a, translated to MDLKVALVAVCLFALAITCTEAVIPTCCIKTSRHMNKHYLMKVEKWYVQEGSGACDISALILYVKGREKPLCAPLKVKTTLERLQQRRKRHNLKAAH